The nucleotide sequence TGTTAATCGGTTTGCTCATCAGCTTGGTGGCAGCCGGAGGGGTATTTGCGAAATTCGGATGGGGTTTGCAAAAAGATGGCGCGCAGAATGCGACGGTATCGCCACAGAGTTTGACTTCGCCGGATCGCGAATATGTCTATGCGGGCGGGCGGTTGGTTGCAACCGAAGAACCCTCAACCGGAGGCGGTGGTTGCACCTATGGTATCAACCCGACGAGCCAGAATTTTGCCAGCGCCGGCGGCAGCGGCAGTGTGACGGTGACGACGCAAGCCGGGTGTACGTGGGCAGCCACCAGTAATGACGGCTGGATAACCATCACTTCGGGTTCAAGCGGCAGCGGGAGCGGCAGCGCCGGGTTTTCAGTTGCTGCAAACAGCGGCGCGCAACGCACCGGCACCATGACCATCGCTGGTCAGACATTTACGGTCACGCAGGATGCCGGTGGCTCCTGCACTTATTCAATCAATCCCACAACACAGAACTTTGTTGCAGCGGGCGGATCAAGCAGTGTGACGGTAACGACGCAAGCCGGGTGCAATTGGACGGCGACCAGCAATGCCGCATGGATCACTATCACTTCCGGCAGCAGTGGCACAGGAAGCGGCACAGTGAATTATTCGGTGACAGCTAATTCGGGAGCGCAACGTAGCGGCACCATGACGATTGCCGGACAGACTTTCACGGTTACACAAGATGCGGCGGCAAGTTGCACCTATTCCATCAGTCCC is from Acidobacteriota bacterium and encodes:
- a CDS encoding BACON domain-containing carbohydrate-binding protein, translating into MSKRTRRSASLLIKKPVTRKQQLLLIGLLISLVAAGGVFAKFGWGLQKDGAQNATVSPQSLTSPDREYVYAGGRLVATEEPSTGGGGCTYGINPTSQNFASAGGSGSVTVTTQAGCTWAATSNDGWITITSGSSGSGSGSAGFSVAANSGAQRTGTMTIAGQTFTVTQDAGGSCTYSINPTTQNFVAAGGSSSVTVTTQAGCNWTATSNAAWITITSGSSGTGSGTVNYSVTANSGAQRSGTMTIAGQTFTVTQDAAASCTYSISPTSASYGSSGGSGSVTVTTQAGCTWAATSNDGWITITSGSSGSGSGTVNYSVATNSGAARNGTMTIAGQTFSVSQSAGGGGGGNCTSAGFTPTSRNNIPHAGGTFTATVGATPSGCNWTATSNASWITIVSGGSGTGGTNVTLTYSIPVNNTGGYRTGTITIPTANGTVTHLVKQLP